ATGTGGTTTAATTTTATTGAAATGCCGTAATACAATTGATGATGCCAGAGCGACTAATAAAAAGGGTAACGCTAAGCCAAGTGTGTAAACAAGCATTAATAAAGCGCCTTGCCAAGCACCATTACCACCAGAAGCAGCGATTGCTAGTACTGAACTTAATACTGGTCCAACACAAGGGGTCCAGCCAAAACTAAAGGTGAGACCGAGTAAGAATGCATTATAGAAATCATTACGTTTCTTATTGGTATCAAGTTGAACACTCTTTTGCTTTTGTAACTGTTTAATGTTAATGATACCCGTTTGATGGATACCAAGTAGTATGACAATAGCTCCTAATAGGTAGCGGAACCAGTCAGCAT
The genomic region above belongs to Aerococcaceae bacterium zg-1292 and contains:
- the ccdA2 gene encoding thiol-disulfide oxidoreductase-associated membrane protein CcdA2 → MTPIVFSISVFLAGILSFFSPCILPLLPVYVGVLLDSDEPRTIRVFGKDIAWYGIVKTLFFIAGLSTVFITLGYGAGFLGNLLYADWFRYLLGAIVILLGIHQTGIINIKQLQKQKSVQLDTNKKRNDFYNAFLLGLTFSFGWTPCVGPVLSSVLAIAASGGNGAWQGALLMLVYTLGLALPFLLVALASSIVLRHFNKIKPHMDTLKKIGGIIIILMGILLMFGNLNIFNQLFG